The genomic segment ACGACAGGGATGAGATAGACGAAACTGGGCATGGTCTGCATGACGTCGAGGATCGGATTGATCACGCGCTGCAGCCGGTCGGAACGTGCCATGAATATTCCCATCGGAATGCCGATGGCGATGGAAAGAACCGTGCAGACGAAGATCATCGAGACCGTCCGCATCGTATCGTCCCACATGTCGAAATAGCCGATCAGCAGCAGCGTCACCAGACAGCCGAAGACGACCTTCAGGCTGCGGCTCCCAAGCCATGCGATGGCTAGGATGATCGCGGTGATGATCGGCCACGGCGTCTGCGTCATGAACCGTTCGGCGGCGATGAGGAAATGCTGCAGCGGAATGAAGAGGGTTTCGATGCCGTCGCCGTAGGCGCGGGTAAATCCGCGAAAGCCGTCATCGATCGCCTTCTTCAAATTGCGAAGCGCGTCGTCATCCATATGTGGGAATTTATAAAACCATTCCATTCGGATCCCCTTTTTCTTCAAAGAGCCGCCGCAGTCTTTTTGATTTTATCGGCTGTGAGAGGCGGTGCGCTTTTCGCGCACCGCGATAGTCAATGTTAAAGCGCAGCTTCGATCTTCGTGGCCGCCTCAGGCGAGACCCACTTGGTCCAAAGGTCCTTGTTTTCCTTCAGGAAGTGCTTGGCGCCGTCTTCACCAGTTGCCTGGTTGTCGGTCATCCACGACATCAGCTTGTTGACCGTGTCATTGCTCCAGGAGCGCTTCGCCAGATAGCCCATGACCTCAGGCCCGACCTTTTCCGAAAAGGGCTTGGCAACCAGGGTGACGACATGATCGACCGGCCAGGCATTGGGCTTCGGGTCGGCGCAATCGGCGACGGTGATGCAACGCTTCCATTCGGCGGCATCCTGCGGCACCCCGGCTTCGAGCTTGACCATCTGATACTTACCGAGCAGCGCGGTCGGCGCCCAGTAGTAACCGGCCCAGCCTTCCTTGCGCTCGTAAGCCTTGGCGATTGAACCATCGAGACCGGCGGCCGAGCCGGTATCGACGAGGGTGAAGCCCGCCTTCTCGGCTTCGAAGGCCTTGTAGAGCTGCGAGGTGACGACAGTGCCACCCCAGCCCTGCGGGCCGTTGAAGATGGCGCCCTTCTTCGCGTCTTCGGGATCGGGGAAGAGTTCCGGATGCTTCAGCACGTCGCCGATGGTCTTGATATCGGGATGAGCGTCGGCGAGATATTTAGGAATCCACCAGCCCTGCACGCCGCCATCCGGCAGTGGAGAACCGACCTGAACGATGCGGCCTTCTTCCGTGCCCTTCTTGACGACGTCGGGGAGAAGATCGATCCAGGCTTCGGGCGCGATATCCGGCTGGCCTTTTTCGGCCATGGAGGTGATCGTCGGGACGGTGTCGCCAACGGTGATGTCAGCGCTGCAGCCATAGCCTTCGTTCAGGATGAACTTGTCCAGGTTTGAGAGAACTTCGGCGCTCTGCCAGTTCATGCTGGCGATGGTCACGCTGCCGCATTCGGCGGCGCTGGCGAAAGACGCTCCGCCAATCAGGCCGAATGTCAGACATGTCGTTGCGAGTAGTTTTTTCATTGTCGTTCCCTCTGTTTAGCGGCTGGTCTTGCCGAGCGGGGTGCCGCAGTGCCCGCCCCAACGGTCGTCAGGAAACCTTTCCCATACTCACCGATTTCTCAAATGCCGCCGACAAACCCTTGGCGATCGACGCGTCGAATCCCGCAGCGCGCATGCTTTCGATGGCCGCCGCCGTCGTACCGCGATAATCGAGAAAGGTCTGAACGACGTCTTCGGGACTTTCGTCGCGGCGCTCCAAAAGGCGACCGGCGCCTGTCATCACCGTATTGACGGCGCGGCGCGCAATCTCCGCCGGCAGGCCGCGGGCGACGGCGTCATCCATCATGGCAGCCGCAAGCAGCGCCGGCAACGCCGGTCCGGAGCCGGAAAGGCCGGTGAGGTAATCGATGTCGCCTTCCCTTGCGACCTCGTCCTGCGATCCGCAGGCCTCGAAAATGGCGCGGACGACGGCCCGGTCATTTTCCGTGACCTCGCTTGTGCCGATCCACGGCGTATAGGACTTAGCCACTTCGGCAGCCGCATTCGGCAGGGCGCGGACGACACGGCCGGTCTTGTGGTGTTGCGAAAGGGCGGCGAGACCAATCCCCGCCATCACCGAAATGACGAGCTTGCCGCCGGCATCGACATCAAGGGGATGCCAGTCATCAGGACGGACTGAGAGGAAGATCACGTCCGAGCGGTCGGCCAGCGCCTGATTGTCGGCCGTCCAGAAAGAATTCAAGAAACGATCCGGCTGTTTACCGCGATAGGAGAGAGAGAGCTTTCGAGGCTCTAGCAAACCCGCGTCGAGGATCGAGGCGGCGATGGCTCCGCCAAGCCAGCCGCTGCCGCCAATAATACCGATCCTCAAGGAAACGCTCATCTCGGCTTTCCTCTAATCGGGCTTGTGGCCATGCCGGGAGAAGAAGCGATCGAGCTCCCTCTGCTGCGGCACTTCGCCCGTGTAGATCGCGATATATTCGGGAATCCGTTTCATGCGGACGGCGAGTTCCTCCCTTGATTGCATGGAGATGTATCCGATCTGGACGAGGTAAGTTGTACGCGCTCTGACATCCGATGTCGTTTCTGGTAACCCGAACCGCATGAACATGCGCTTGAGCGCCTCCAGCCGAATCTGATCGGCCTTCTGGACCTCTGCGAGAAGCTCGTCGGACTGCAGCGCCCAACTGCGCACGGCAAATTCGAACTTCGCGTCGAACAGATCGTTGTCGAGCCAGCAATCGAAGACATTGAGCATCGCTTCGGCGAGCGATTCCGCATAAGCCTCAGATCGCTTGACGATGTTGCCGGTGTTTTTGTCGCGCCATAGCGCCACGAGTGCACTCAACAGCTCCTCCCGATCCTTGAAGAACCAGTAGAAGCTCGTGCGCGAGAGATTTAGCTTTTTCGCCAGCGGCAGAATTTTCACCGAATCCACGCCGGACTCCAGCAGTGAGTGGTAAGCTGCTTCCAGCCATCCTTCCTGTGATCCGCGCCAACCGGTGTCGTT from the Rhizobium sp. NZLR1 genome contains:
- a CDS encoding TetR/AcrR family transcriptional regulator, which encodes MDQALNDTGWRGSQEGWLEAAYHSLLESGVDSVKILPLAKKLNLSRTSFYWFFKDREELLSALVALWRDKNTGNIVKRSEAYAESLAEAMLNVFDCWLDNDLFDAKFEFAVRSWALQSDELLAEVQKADQIRLEALKRMFMRFGLPETTSDVRARTTYLVQIGYISMQSREELAVRMKRIPEYIAIYTGEVPQQRELDRFFSRHGHKPD
- a CDS encoding proline/glycine betaine ABC transporter permease, encoding MEWFYKFPHMDDDALRNLKKAIDDGFRGFTRAYGDGIETLFIPLQHFLIAAERFMTQTPWPIITAIILAIAWLGSRSLKVVFGCLVTLLLIGYFDMWDDTMRTVSMIFVCTVLSIAIGIPMGIFMARSDRLQRVINPILDVMQTMPSFVYLIPVVMLLGIGKVPGLIAVVIYAIPPMIRLTDLGIRLVDKDVLEAADAFGTSSAQKLFKVQLPLALPTIMAGINQTIMMALAMVVIASMIGVQGLGQPVLKAIANQYFTLGIFNGLAIVGIAIIFDRVSQAYGKRLQKHREIVHG
- a CDS encoding ABC transporter substrate-binding protein, which translates into the protein MKKLLATTCLTFGLIGGASFASAAECGSVTIASMNWQSAEVLSNLDKFILNEGYGCSADITVGDTVPTITSMAEKGQPDIAPEAWIDLLPDVVKKGTEEGRIVQVGSPLPDGGVQGWWIPKYLADAHPDIKTIGDVLKHPELFPDPEDAKKGAIFNGPQGWGGTVVTSQLYKAFEAEKAGFTLVDTGSAAGLDGSIAKAYERKEGWAGYYWAPTALLGKYQMVKLEAGVPQDAAEWKRCITVADCADPKPNAWPVDHVVTLVAKPFSEKVGPEVMGYLAKRSWSNDTVNKLMSWMTDNQATGEDGAKHFLKENKDLWTKWVSPEAATKIEAAL
- a CDS encoding pyrroline-5-carboxylate reductase dimerization domain-containing protein is translated as MSVSLRIGIIGGSGWLGGAIAASILDAGLLEPRKLSLSYRGKQPDRFLNSFWTADNQALADRSDVIFLSVRPDDWHPLDVDAGGKLVISVMAGIGLAALSQHHKTGRVVRALPNAAAEVAKSYTPWIGTSEVTENDRAVVRAIFEACGSQDEVAREGDIDYLTGLSGSGPALPALLAAAMMDDAVARGLPAEIARRAVNTVMTGAGRLLERRDESPEDVVQTFLDYRGTTAAAIESMRAAGFDASIAKGLSAAFEKSVSMGKVS